Below is a genomic region from Melanotaenia boesemani isolate fMelBoe1 chromosome 19, fMelBoe1.pri, whole genome shotgun sequence.
TATGTCACCACTTTACTATATAAGCCCATCTGATTGAAGACTGTCTTTCATTCCGGCCCTGTGTGCTAACTGTACACTGAGTGTACAAAATATTACctccacacattttttttttttacttaaaagaaagaaaccagACAAAGCCGGTCTCGTCCTGCTTCTCGTCTTCCAGCTGTTAAACTAATCCTGAGTTGATGGATGAACTTTGAATGAGATGGAAGCAGGATTAATGAAGGATTTTGTGAAATTTGTTAATGGGACTGATGCTTACAGGATTATGTGATGCATTTAGAAAGGCATGCACAGGAAACATCCAAGAGATAAGGATGTCTTTATGAATATGCTTCAGGATGTTGTAcaagtgatttatttttagctttgaaTGTTTGACAAACAGTGAGAAAGTTTAGATTATTTCCAGCAAACTTTCATGAAAATTCATTGTTACGCTGTGGTGCTTGGGAATTAGTCAAACCTTAAGAATTTGAAATTAAAGGTAGGGTTAGAGATGTTTTCCAGGaacatttttactgtgttgCTTAGAATTCGCTTCACACAAATGCtctaacaaaattaaaaaagaatttagTTACCTGTGGAACagacaggattaaaaaaaacaccatccaATCATTTTAACCAGATTGGTCGGTGTCTATCAAAGTCAGCTGCCATTTGTCCCTCCCCCCTCAACTCATCTGCGTGTGCCCCTGTTCGTGCACAAATCACATGATCTTAGAGGTTTGGAGCACTTGTAGAGGCAACAAAGTGAGAGCAGGATCTTGGCTAGCTTACTACATCAAAATACGGTACACACTTAAACATAAGGGACGTTATGGCAGAAAAGGGGCCTCTGTCGAGTcgggaaagaaaaaatgttttggagAAGGCTACTTCCAAGAAGAAAATCTGAAGGAAAGCGGAGCAAAAGCAGAGTGTTAGCGAATCGATGCTGCCCAGCCCTCGTGAACCCTCAGGAACAAGCATTACACTTTTCTGTGCTTTGGAGGCGTGGCTTTGAGGGGAAGCCTGAAGAAAGGGGTGTGGCTCAAACCGTTTTTCTAGGATCTCCTACCTTACCTTTAATACCCTAAACTTAATGAGATTTTCTAAAATACTTAGGATAACTCAAGTTAAAGGAATCAAAATATCACAAATGGGCATTTAGTACTTGGGGgaaattatacaatattataATTTAATCTGGAGTTTGATAAATTAGCCAAAAGCCTGTCagaaaattttttttagaagatgaaaagaaaatctaacactttatttaaaaaaaagtaataacgGTAGTGTTAGTAACATGGTTCAGGCCTGTTTTGCGGCATTTGGAACAAGATGTCTCGCTAGCattgatggaaaaatgaaaagaaatcagcTGTAGTTATGATGTACCAGAGATGAATTTATGAACTGGAGATTAGACTCTGATTGATCATCTTAATGGCGAAGTGACATGAGCAAAGAAATGAGACAGGATAGACAGAGTTGGGTAGAAGAGACTTTTGATGAGACATCAGGAAGAGGTGGAGATGGGAAGGAGGCTGGTAACTGACAGAATAAAAGgaagtttaaaacaaactttgaaaAGGAGTTTAACAGCATGGGGAAACGTACGTGAGAAAGTGTGGCAGGGAATGAGAATCAGACTTACTGACAGACTTACCAAATGATGATTTAAAGCATAATAAAATGTAGTTTGGCATCATATCAAGCAGGCATGGATTTAGACTGGTCTCAAgttaattttcttatttcagtttttctcccTAATCTCTTCTGCCTCCTCACAcattaacaaattatttatatatttgtattctGTTCATTACTTACAGAGCACTGCTTTATCATATTCTAACAGTATCtcaatttattttcacatttaaatcaGGCTCTGAAAAAAGGATTTGTGCTCTCAGGGCCATGTTTGTCAGGTTAAATCAGGCCTTGTCTTGAGTTAAAGTCCTGACTTTAAAACCAACAGCAAGTAGTTTCTAAGTGAGTTGAGGTTGCTCTACAGAAGGGTGGACTAGAATTTCTTTGATCTGATGTACGAGTGACCTAAAACCATGATGTCTTTGTCTCATATCCCCAATTAGATTCtcttcatctattttttttcattttatttatttatttatttttgtaggaTCTATGAaagtccagctccggtcctcgagggccacaatcctgcaggtttttgatgtgtccctgctccaaaaccacctgactcaaatgaatgagtcattgtgcaaaacttaataggctgttggatctatttcatttgagtcaggtgtgttgaaacaggaaacactgaaaacctgcaggacagcggccctcgaggaccgactttggacacccctgatctatGATGTTTTATCGTGGAAAAATCTAGAAAATTCTACAAGGTTAACTAACAATCAAGCACCACTGGTAGGGAGCAACAGCTCTGAGATATCTTGTACACTCTTTGTATATGAAGTTATTGAACACGTCTGATTAGGAAGGTCGCTGTCACAATCATTCCAGTCCTACATAATCTGCCTTTACTTGTTCACAGATCTCCTTCTATAGTTTTCCACAACAATATCCTCGCTTGGTAGAAATCAAAGgcaataatgatgatgatgtaagaTGCTGAAATGATTATAatcaacacaaacagaaataatgaaatGTGATGCTGGACAAGTCAGACTGAAAGAGTTCAGTAGAAGAAAGGTCACTTTCATCTTTGACTTGGTTAAGTCATTTCAATTAAGGATGAATGTTCAGATCAAAGACTGAAAAGATGCACTGCAGtagttttttcagttttctttgttatttatgtttaaacttATATAAATCATTACAGAGTAGATCTATTTTATGAATTACTAAGTAGTATagctttctttatttatgttaGTTGATGACGTGGttccttttgtttaaatattattttataaaagtgGTTGTTGTGTCTATGAAAATCATTTTCAGTCAAGACAGGAGCAAAATTTTTGTTtgcacagttttatttaatgttgagTTTGTGCACTTACAGAATGATGACGTATCAGAGGAATAACACTGAGCTCACTGAGCACTTAAGCAGATGTAGATATACCATATTAAGATGCTTAATCCCAGCTAACTTTGTTAATATGACATTTACCTGTGATTCCATCAAGTGATGTATTAAGTTAATTCATGATTGATTTAAACAGTAAATGGAAGACACTGGATACAGCAGAGCTTTTTACTGTTTCTGGTCTGTAGATTTCATAAAgtctgaagcacagcagagttAAGTTGACTAATGCGGTATAAATGTATCATTGCCAGATTAAGTTATTTTACAGCTCACAGATAAAGACAAAATGTTAATTTAGGCCATCAGATGCTGAGGTCTCATTTGTTGCACTGACATGGCAATGATTTATTGATTCTAAGATGCTGGACAGTGATATTGGATGTAGTATCAGTAAAGGGGTCATATTATATTTGTTGGGTTGTGTTTTATCTTCAGGTTAACCACTAGTTTGGTATACCCTCAAATTAATGTCAGGGTAGATATGTAAAAGAGTTTGGCTTGTTATTTAGAgaatataccttttttttttactttgtatgtGCTTCCAAAGGAAGAATATGTGAAGATTCGACAGTCAAATTAGTTTTTGTTACTAGTCCTCCGTAACCCATTTTACTTATACCTGCTTCCTGAACCAGAGCAGTACATAGCAGTACTGAATGGGCTTTGTTTTGGAGACGGTGTTTTAAATATATAGAAGCTAAAATAGAGtgtttgagaaaaatgttttattttgcacattgGAAGCATATGAGTCTATTTTAGTAAATCACCTAATTATAAAAGTATAATATGGCCTCTTGAGAATTTAATGCTGTGAatggcatttttatttgttcaacATATGAAATAAAgattacaaatgaattaattttgtttttgttttttgtttttttttataatgaatatGTTGTCACTGATCTGACTGACCTGTGTTCCTAACACCTCAGGTGTTTTAATGTGCGTTAATGTAGTGTTAAAACAACAGTGCATAACTTTCTGACAGTCGAACCTTTgctttgacttgttttgatggcacactgacattaatCATGCACGTTCCTGAAGCCGACTTTGCCCCGCAGCATCCTGGGGTTGAGAAGCTGTACTTCATAAGTTTTTTcccagcctggagcatcacgTGACAGATGTGTTTTGTTAAACTAACTTTCAGGCCCGAGCCCCGACCAAACCTGCATGTACCACAACCACTTCTATGAATTCCGCATTGTTTTTATGAtcacaaaaacaatgtaaaaaagcTTGTTAAGAAAATTGATTCAGATTAAACTATTTAGACAGAAATGGGAACTGGAATACCTAAATGTTGCATCAGGTCTTAAAGTGTTTAAACAACCAACTTAGCAGAACTTTTTTCGtaattttaattacaaaaaaaaaaaaaaaaaaagccctaaataaaataataaatattttgttccGGAAAGCAAAGTTTGAATTGTAGACAAAAGCAGTCAAACATAATCATACTCAGAAACCATGAATTATGGTTCATAGTTTTGACCAGATGGTCAGGGTCAGGCCAATTACTTCATAGCTTTTAGTCCACGCTtcaatttaacaacaaaaaaaaaaaaaaacaagaaaaagaaagtgcagGGATGTctacaaagacatttttatttaattgcaaaatatatatttttgttttattcttgtcagCCTAATGGATGGTGGTCCTCTCTTCCAGactaatagtaaataaaaaaaaacaacagtttagTAAAGTGATCAGATACTAAtagagacatttttttaatgctataataacttatatatatatatttttttttacactgcacCTTTCAGTGTGAACAGGTGATGTCTCCAGGTGACTAAAATCATAATTCTGTATAAAAAGTGTCTACCAAAATAGTTTGACAACTTAGACAActattaaatgttttgaaaacaATCGTCTGCATCTTTGTCTTTGAAATCTGGAGGAATCTAACAGCAATCCCAATTTCGATACCAGTGAGCCCCAACTGCTTCGATGTCATTAACAACAAGAACATAAAGAATCAACAGCAGATAGAACCACATGGGAAAAGTTTTACAGTTTGAGACTTTTGTTAAGCACTATACCTTACACTTACAGAGTTTAGAGGCAACGTTGACTCATTTGGACTCAGAAGCATCTGGGAGGGACCATcgcacaaaataaatcaatattgtGGTCAGAAGAATCAGTACTCTAGATCTGTTTGGAGAAAATGAGTGCTGTCTCTCAGaaccaaagacaaaaacaatcaTCAAAACTGTTGTTAGCTCTAAATCAGCAAAGCAGGTTTGTTGGGGGTTGTATGAGTGCCCTTAGCATGGGAGCATAGATGCAAAAAGTTCAGTGAGGCTGCCTTCAAGATGACATGTTTTTTAGAAATACCCCTGCATTTGTcaacaagacaagacaaaacaaaagcacattCTGTACACTAAAGATTTGGGACTAGAAGAAGAGGACAGGGGTGCTGGTGTGGTCTGTCTCCAACAGAGACTTTGAACAATATTAAAATTAGTATTACAACAAAAAGTATTGTAAGTATTGTAACCTCAAGACATGTTTACAGGAAAAAGTAACACCTATAATGCCTACATTACTTAATATCAGATAACCTATAGATATGTTACATAACAGATTTTAACTTTGAGTGTTGTTTGTGATCCTGTTGGTTCCCTCAGTCCACTGCTACATGACTCTAATCTAGAAAGAAGCCTATTTGACAACATGTCATGAGGTTCAACTCCCACAGGGTGTGAGAATGGCTACTAGATTTGCATATGCTTCTTTGCGTTAGTGTCAAGAGTTCATGTGACCCTGTGTTGTATGAACAGCTGATGGGCAGGGCCCCCCACCTGACATATAAAGAGGTCTTGTTTTAGACTCAGAGCCACTCTGCGACTGACCTTCTCGCTTAGAGGATGAATGCTTTTCAGACTATCTTTCTTTTGGCTGTAGGCCTCTCTGTGGGTAagtacaaatgaataaaaactgttcATCCGTGCACATTGTTGTGAACAGACCATTGTCCTTGTACAATTTAAACCACAATTGTGCCCTGTTGTTGTGCTGCAGCCCACACTTTGGACTACAAGGCTCTCAACCAGTTTAGGAGGATGATCCTGTGTCTGTTGCCCAACAGCTGGCCTGCTCTTGACTACTCTGACTATGGCTGCTACTGTGGACTGGGAGGCTCTGGCACACCTGTTGATGATCTAGACAGGTCTTGGTTGAAACACTTCATACTCGCACTATGCTGAAGCAAACTCTTGACTCTGTCTGAAAGcttttgtttgacattttcacCTGCAGGTGCTGCCAAGTTCATGACCAGTGTTACAGTGATTCTATGCAGCATCCTGATTGCTGGCTGATCCTTGACAACCCTTACACTGAGATCTATGACTACACATGTGATCCGGAAAACAAaaagatcacctgtacaagtgagtggttaaaaataatcagatttctttttttccccccaatttttattttagtgtttgcTATATGCTGATCGGAAACTGAAACCTGTTacttgtctttcttttgtttagacAAAAACGATGAATGTGAGATGTTTATCTGTGAATGCGACAGGGTTGCTGCAGAGTGTTTCAGCAGATCACATTGGAACCCTGATCACGAGCACCTGCCCAGCGACCAGTGCCTGTAAAGTCTTCCACAA
It encodes:
- the LOC121629608 gene encoding phospholipase A2-like yields the protein MNAFQTIFLLAVGLSVAHTLDYKALNQFRRMILCLLPNSWPALDYSDYGCYCGLGGSGTPVDDLDRCCQVHDQCYSDSMQHPDCWLILDNPYTEIYDYTCDPENKKITCTNKNDECEMFICECDRVAAECFSRSHWNPDHEHLPSDQCL